DNA from Asticcacaulis sp. ZE23SCel15:
CAGAATCCGTTGGGCCACGGAGGCGGGATAGTAGTCCAGCACGTCCCACAGCGATATGCCTGAACCTTCCACCCAGCCATGCAGGGCGGCATCGAAATCACCGTCTTTGGTGGGCAGAACATCCAGTGCCAGCGTAATGCGGTCCTTGCCAAAATCTTTCAGCCAGCCGCGCACTTCGTCCGGGTTTTTGACCGCGGCTGACCCCACCACAACCGCCGACACCCCGGCATCGAGCAGAGTCTTAACATGCTCGCGCGTCCGCACCCCACCGCCGGTCTGGATTTTGGCTTTTGACGCCTTGGCCAGCCGCCCGATCAGTTCGTGCTGCTGCGGCGAGCCGGCCTTGGCACCATCAAGGTCAACGATATGCACCCACTGGGCATTTTCGTCGTTGAACAGCGACAGTCGCTTGAACGGGTCGGGATCGTACAGGGTCACCTGATCGAACTTGCCTTGCGCAAGCCTGACACAGGCACCATTGATCAGGTCGATAGCGGGGTAGAGGATCATGTTCTGTCCGTACTTTAAGAACCTCACCTGATTTCAGGGGAGGTGGATTTTTAGCGTCAGCTAAAAAGACGGTGGGGTTAACTACCGGCGGTATAACCCCCTCCGTCATCTTCGCCATTGGGCTCGATGCCACCTCCCCCTGATATCAGGGGGAGTGTAAGACACTCAAGCGCGTAAGAAATTCTCCAAAATTTTCGCACCTGTGGCCGATGACCGCTCCGGGTGGAACTGGCAGCCCCAGACATTCCCTTTGCGCACCATCGCCGCAAACGGCTCGCCATAGGTCGATTGGGTCAGGGTATAGTCATTGACCGGACAGACAAAACTATGGACGAAATAGGCATAATCGCCCGCGTACACACCGTCGTTAAGCGGATCATCTTTGAGCGGTTCCAGCGTGTTCCAGCCCATGTGCGGCACGACGTAGTTTTCGGGCACAATCATTTTAGTAACCTTGCCCGGAATAAGCCCCAGGCACTCGACATCGCCTTCGTCGGAGGCTTCAAACAGCAATTGCTGGCCCAGACATACCCCTAGAAGCGGGCGCTCAAAGCCGCGCAACACCTCAACCAGACCCAGTTCGCGCGCCTGAGACATGGCAAAACCGGCAGCGCCAACCCCCGGTAAGACCAGCTTAGGCGCAGCGGCGATCTCAGCGGCATCGGACGACAGCACAGCCTCCGCGCCTAGTCGCTCCAGCGCAAACAGGACGGATGCAGTATTAGCGCAACCTAATTCAACAACAACGATTTTGCTCATGCAAGCATACCCTTGGTTGACGGCAGACTGTCCCCCTCAATGCGTGTCGCCTGACGCAGGGCGCGGCCCAGCGCCTTAAAGCAGGCCTCGGTCTTATGGTGGTCATTGCCGCCGGAAACCTCGACATGGATCGAGGCCCCCAGAGTTTCCGACAAAGACCGAAACGCATGGGCTGTCATTTCGGTCTGGTAATCACCGATGTGCGTGGCCTCAAACTCGCCCTTAAAGACACAGAACGGACGCCCGCCCAGATCGACCGATACCTTGGCTTCAGTCTCATCCATCGGCAGAACAAAGCCAAAGCGCGCCATGCCGATGCGGTCGCCCAGCGCCTGTTTCAGCGCCGCCCCGACCGCTAGCATGGTGTCTTCGACCGTGTGGTGGGCGTCGATGTGCAGGTCACCTTCGCAGGCCACTTGCAGCGAAAACCCGCCGTGGGACGCGACCTGATCCAGCATATGATCGAAGAAGCCAACACCGGTTGAGATGCTGATCGGCTTGGGGTTACCGAGGTCGACCATGACCGAAATGCGCGTTTCCTTGGTGTCGCGCAGATACTCACCCTTGCGGGCCGGTTTGGCGTCGGATACCACCCCAAGCGCGGTCAGAATGCGGTCATTGAAGGCTGCGTCGCCCATCGGCAGCAACAGCCCGTCATAGGCGTTACGCGCACTGATGCCAAAGCGTTTCAGAGCGGTCTGGGTGCGGATCAGATCCATCGGTTTCAGGTGAATAAACGGCCCATCGTTCAATTCAAACTGGGCCAAAGCCTTGCTTTCGGCCAGTTTGTGACGCAGGCGCGACTGTTC
Protein-coding regions in this window:
- the hisA gene encoding 1-(5-phosphoribosyl)-5-[(5-phosphoribosylamino)methylideneamino]imidazole-4-carboxamide isomerase, giving the protein MILYPAIDLINGACVRLAQGKFDQVTLYDPDPFKRLSLFNDENAQWVHIVDLDGAKAGSPQQHELIGRLAKASKAKIQTGGGVRTREHVKTLLDAGVSAVVVGSAAVKNPDEVRGWLKDFGKDRITLALDVLPTKDGDFDAALHGWVEGSGISLWDVLDYYPASVAQRILVTDVSRDGMLMGPNMDLMRALRQKRPDLDIQASGGVKSIDDLYDLKALGVHGAIVGKAIYEGLIDLKAALNVS
- the hisH gene encoding imidazole glycerol phosphate synthase subunit HisH, translated to MSKIVVVELGCANTASVLFALERLGAEAVLSSDAAEIAAAPKLVLPGVGAAGFAMSQARELGLVEVLRGFERPLLGVCLGQQLLFEASDEGDVECLGLIPGKVTKMIVPENYVVPHMGWNTLEPLKDDPLNDGVYAGDYAYFVHSFVCPVNDYTLTQSTYGEPFAAMVRKGNVWGCQFHPERSSATGAKILENFLRA
- the hisB gene encoding imidazoleglycerol-phosphate dehydratase HisB; translation: MFASPFSSLTAATSGLEGSPPSLEPLRERMAELYGVEPYQLLVTRGASHAMEILLRRLRLHGHETILADTGLSEKSYYLESLCNVYGLQIKSPPSNALGAKSAGLYLIDNPRLPDGKAWSVEAARALAVDIFPTLLVVDESYFDAVDAQSLVELTRTETNVIVFKSLSYLYGIGGARVGALIAGAKTLAGLTRFCEPYPLPTPSLKAAELVLSPSRQINVEARIALVRSEQSRLRHKLAESKALAQFELNDGPFIHLKPMDLIRTQTALKRFGISARNAYDGLLLPMGDAAFNDRILTALGVVSDAKPARKGEYLRDTKETRISVMVDLGNPKPISISTGVGFFDHMLDQVASHGGFSLQVACEGDLHIDAHHTVEDTMLAVGAALKQALGDRIGMARFGFVLPMDETEAKVSVDLGGRPFCVFKGEFEATHIGDYQTEMTAHAFRSLSETLGASIHVEVSGGNDHHKTEACFKALGRALRQATRIEGDSLPSTKGMLA